From the Myxococcales bacterium genome, one window contains:
- a CDS encoding DUF2255 family protein: MTRIKVRDEKAKEDVMSRIAAVVVCAIVIVLNVACSLEPSDERPGFGLSGEVNQQAVEDWSFTSDAHDVSIETTTSYFIPHSVTVWVVTLGNQLYVSADEPDGKSWVANVARDPNVRLKFGDKIYEQKLVVVTDAKTMASIDTAFAKKYDYEEEEFEDVEAAYWHVVERD; the protein is encoded by the coding sequence GTGACGAGAATCAAAGTCCGTGACGAGAAAGCAAAGGAGGATGTGATGTCGAGAATCGCCGCTGTGGTGGTCTGCGCAATTGTGATCGTACTGAACGTTGCTTGTTCGCTCGAGCCGAGCGATGAACGACCCGGTTTCGGACTGTCGGGCGAGGTGAATCAGCAAGCGGTCGAGGATTGGTCGTTCACCTCGGATGCTCACGATGTTTCCATCGAAACGACGACTTCCTATTTCATCCCCCACTCCGTGACGGTCTGGGTTGTGACCCTGGGGAACCAGCTATATGTGTCCGCGGACGAGCCGGATGGCAAGTCCTGGGTTGCCAATGTCGCCCGAGATCCGAACGTCCGTCTCAAGTTCGGAGATAAAATCTACGAGCAAAAGCTCGTAGTGGTCACGGATGCCAAGACGATGGCGAGTATCGACACCGCGTTTGCCAAAAAATACGATTACGAAGAAGAAGAATTCGAGGACGTGGAAGCTGCGTATTGGCACGTGGTCGAGCGGGACTAG
- a CDS encoding aromatic ring-hydroxylating dioxygenase subunit alpha — MSVLSDYRRETAPLDGKMHALPLGAYSDPEVFELEMERVFRQDWFAVCGADELPNPGDYFAFTVASEPIVVIRSADGVLRAFSNVCRHRGTVLYDEGRGNASSVQCPYHAWSYDSCGRLTGVPYPGDAKIDKASHGLASIRLENWKGIVFINFDADAEALAPRLAGLDRYLDPFQYDRFACAPAMPTENWKSNWKLVMENSMDWYHLFRTHPQSLNHIAATGDAFNLEGSPCWTASASPLTHAPPKRPDDPASLSDFEREHYFVLSIPPNLTFFANAESWAWLLVLPLSVDQTVVCGGGRFSEHQDGPLAAEAQSYDQVMEEDRILCERLQGGMSSRHSRGGQLIELDRPIKDFHHYLGWRLFDHELAQAWEAKTRPELRAAGGDG, encoded by the coding sequence TTGTCAGTATTGAGCGATTATCGACGAGAAACAGCACCCCTGGACGGCAAGATGCATGCACTCCCGCTGGGAGCCTATTCCGATCCCGAGGTGTTCGAACTCGAGATGGAGCGCGTCTTCCGGCAGGATTGGTTCGCGGTCTGTGGGGCGGACGAGCTTCCGAACCCGGGGGATTATTTTGCCTTCACAGTGGCGAGCGAACCGATCGTTGTCATTCGCAGTGCTGACGGTGTGTTGCGCGCATTCTCAAATGTGTGCAGACATCGAGGCACAGTGCTCTACGACGAGGGCCGCGGGAATGCGAGTAGCGTGCAGTGCCCCTACCACGCCTGGAGCTACGACAGCTGCGGCCGATTGACCGGTGTTCCCTATCCGGGCGATGCAAAGATCGACAAGGCCTCCCACGGCCTCGCGTCGATCCGCCTGGAGAACTGGAAGGGGATTGTGTTCATCAATTTCGATGCAGACGCCGAGGCGCTGGCCCCGCGGCTGGCGGGTCTCGATCGTTATCTAGACCCTTTTCAATACGATCGCTTCGCGTGCGCGCCTGCCATGCCGACAGAAAACTGGAAGTCGAACTGGAAGCTGGTGATGGAAAACTCGATGGATTGGTATCACCTGTTCCGGACCCATCCCCAGTCCCTCAATCACATTGCAGCTACCGGGGATGCTTTCAATCTCGAGGGATCGCCCTGTTGGACGGCGTCGGCCAGCCCGCTCACTCACGCCCCGCCGAAGCGTCCCGACGATCCCGCTTCCCTCAGCGACTTCGAACGTGAGCACTATTTCGTGCTTTCTATCCCGCCGAATCTGACCTTCTTCGCGAACGCCGAGTCCTGGGCCTGGCTCTTGGTGCTTCCCCTGAGTGTCGATCAGACCGTCGTCTGTGGGGGAGGGCGGTTTTCGGAACATCAGGACGGTCCCCTGGCGGCTGAGGCCCAGAGCTACGATCAGGTCATGGAGGAGGATCGGATCCTGTGTGAACGTCTCCAGGGCGGAATGAGTTCCCGTCACAGTCGGGGGGGACAGTTGATCGAACTCGATCGACCGATCAAGGACTTTCACCACTACCTGGGATGGCGACTCTTCGACCACGAGTTGGCACAGGCCTGGGAGGCCAAAACCAGGCCGGAACTTCGCGCTGCCGGGGGTGACGGTTAG
- a CDS encoding GFA family protein: MSEDVFKGSCHCGAVEFEVSGLPAWTAICHCSICRRTHSAPYAELCAYDNVRISKGENNLSMYNCGGQSKEDRYFCSTCGSKVYSRLNHLGCSAVFLQNFTTPNHGADGEIDPRLKMGCHIFYGSGTVCVYDDLDKFETLPEAFGGDGKTLPNERA, translated from the coding sequence ATGAGCGAAGACGTGTTCAAGGGTTCGTGTCACTGTGGTGCGGTCGAATTCGAGGTGAGCGGTTTGCCCGCCTGGACTGCGATCTGCCACTGCTCTATCTGCCGACGCACACACTCCGCGCCGTACGCGGAACTCTGCGCCTACGACAATGTTCGAATCAGCAAGGGAGAGAACAACCTTTCGATGTACAACTGCGGCGGCCAGTCAAAGGAGGACCGCTATTTTTGCAGTACCTGCGGCAGCAAGGTCTACAGTCGACTCAACCACCTCGGTTGCAGTGCCGTTTTTCTTCAGAACTTCACGACCCCCAATCATGGCGCGGACGGTGAGATCGATCCGCGTCTCAAGATGGGATGTCACATCTTCTACGGAAGTGGCACGGTCTGCGTCTACGATGACCTCGACAAGTTCGAGACGCTCCCGGAGGCTTTCGGCGGAGACGGCAAGACTCTTCCGAACGAACGTGCATAG